The genomic region CATGCGGAGAAGGGCCTGGCTACATTTGGATTAAAGAAGAAAATTCATACCATGTTTCTCTGAGCATAAATTTAATCCTTCGGCATTTACAAAGAATAAATCATCATCCCTAGATTTATCTACTCACATTCATATTTCCACCTATCTCTGAGTACAAACCTAAAACTAACatggtattaaatattttttaaaggttCTTATTTTGATATTTCAGACGAGGTTTGAGCTGAGCCCCTCGAGTTAGTAAGTATAGTTAATGAACAAAGCGTATACTAGCAACGACATAGACTAACAACTTTctaattcaaataatttgtcACTCAAACTCCCAGGTCTACTTCGATATTGTAGATCCGCCTGtaatatctataaatatattccAGTACAACGCTCTAAAAATGTCTACATGTAGACGCAAACTCTCCGGTCCCAAAGAAAATGAGTCAGCAAAATATAAGCCAAATAGCGGAGGCGTCCCTGGATGCAGGGAGAGTAGAAAATGGCCTGCAATAGGTCCATCTAAGAATACTTGCAATCCGGGGCAAAGAAAAGATCAATGGTAGAAGAGGCAGTGTTTTAGTGGGTACACAACTCAGATAAGATGACGATTTTTTTACGGTTCGAAGGTATGTTGAACCCTCCTTTCGACCtaaactaagaaaaaatatctttaaagcATACTTTTCTTTATTGATTGCAGACTGTAGGTATAGGAAGAGGGACTGCGGTACTGTATCGCTGGTTTGTTGACAACTCCTCAAGAGGCAACCTTGAAATCTTTCGAGCAATTCTGCAACCTTAGGTAtaccacaaacaaaatttactttactTCTGTAAACACTTCGTTCTTTTAGATGACTGGTTCAAGCTGTATGAAGAATCTCATTTGGTCATTTTTAGTTTTGACATTTCTGTGTGGTAACCCTATGCAAGGCAGTTCATCCGTTCACTTAACGGATGTCaaattgcatttaaaataaGAGAAAGccgcagaaaaaaaaaatataataaaagctttttacGCGAAAACAATTTCcacattttgttaaaattttcaccGTAACTTATACGGTAGTCTGATAGATTTTCCATGGGAAAGTAATGCTTAAAGTTcactatttacaaaaattaactaTTTACCATTCGTAATTAATGATACTTCCATATTAATACTTTTCttaagtaagtatatatatggAAGTGCTCACATTGATGATGTTCTCCCAAGCATCGAATTAGTCACGGTTCGTTATGGTTATAGCCAGGCACGAAGCGGCGCTCCACTGACCTATAAATTTGCTTAGAGGCACGATAAGCGATTcacacatttaatttatttttgctgttcgagtgtttatttatataattaaatgtcTGTTGCATGCAACTTTGTTTTCACACTTTCCCGCTTCTCTCCCTTGTTCTTACAAAATTTGATCGGCTGTGATTCGTTCTACGCTCTTTAGTTTTGTTTCTCACGCATTATAACCTCATTAATCAACTGAATGCGCTTCTTGTTGCATAAAATCTGAGAGTGACTAttacttttttggtttattgtctacattttgtacttttatttccaaatattgGTTTTTCACTTGACATTCTTGATAAGAAGAAGCACACTCAGTATCGACACAAACTGACTATAATTGAATTATGCGTACGAGTATctccttctttactggcgtagacactgcttactcAATTATAGCCGAggctgtcttttaattttcattgatactgttttttacgtggcgcacaaccctgtggaggggatgtttcgccttctcactttggctcgccttcaaacggatgttcttcggctaaccagaggatacttggtcaaagaccggaagtcgcgaactgcttgagccatatgtaaaagaatcgtttctgaccactcccaggtgaatgatcagagaactttcctcacttgcgtgaactccatcctccatcctCCAACGAGTATTCTGAACATACATAAATCTCAACGCGTACTTATAAGCATGTTTACTGAAAAGCCGATAGACCGACCGTAATTTTGCCGATTGTGCGCTAGTATGAAGacgattttcatcgaaaaatcatcttcccaGATGATGCCTATTTCTGACGTAATGGCTTCGTCAATTAACAAATTAGTCACTATTGGGGTGAGTCAAATCCTGGTGTGACTCGGGTAATTCAATTGTATTCCCAAAAATTGACTGGTTGGTATCGATTGTGCTATGGCGGCATCATTAGgcctttttttatagtaggaggaagcatcgaaagacggagtgcggaactttaattcgctaaacctAACCTTCTACCAACTCATATCTCTTCCACGTAACCACCGCATTAAGTATTTTTTCATGGGTGAGAGAAAGACTTTAAGAACCATCTATCATACagactgactgacgcctaataTACTGTATATGCcttagttttttcaaaattagagCTGACACTTCGCTCACAGCTTTCCATTCACCAGAGGTCTGACAAATGAGTGTTGTCAAGTTTTCCACCGAAAAAGTACCTCCAAGCgaagtttttaacttttcctTACATTTGAAAAACGAGGGTATTGAAAAAAGACATACTCGTGAGTCTTTGAtgcactctgtacacgtcggacagtacgGACTAAGGCCGTGATGTAAACGGAACAGATAGCTTCCAAAGCATCCATGTCAACTCAacatttgggttaggtggaagtCAAGGTATGCATATTGTCTATCTATCCACGAATGGATGTCTGGAATTAGTTTGTGAgtccaccgtcctttggttGAGGTTTACCGCTGTTGCTGCCACATTCTGATGCTTTTGGTTCTCGCCTCTTTTTTTACATCTACAGACCGTTCTGATAGCTGGTCCAATAGTGCGAATTCGTCTCCTGGATGGCAATGGAGGCAACTTCAGTATCGTCGCTTGTTTTGCATATGCTTTTATGGCTGGTATCTGTATTTAAATTGGTGCTGTATACAATATTACGGAAATCATTGCTTTTGCTATTAAAgctcgccggctggaacgcacgcaGCTCCTATGGGTCATCATTCTTGATAGAGCCATCACTAGGTCAATTTTTTCCAGAATTTGATGACTTCGACGCGGACGGTCTCTGTTTTCAACAGGACTGTGCACCACCTCATCTTTCGTGGCTAAACTTGAACACATTGCGTGCAAAGTTTAGCGAGTTTGGCGACCGAAATTCCAGCTGAAATGCTTCTTCGAAAATGGACGTAAACGGGTGGAGAACAATGTctgcataacaaaaaaaaacccatTTCGATCAAACTTgagtatttatattttgtacggTCTCCGACTTTTCCTTGtgcgtgttacaaacttcgtgactaacttaaatataacttttaGATCGATATAAATGCATATTGGTTTTCCTTCCTTTAAAGATCTGTTAATTGTCAAGTTTCCGCAAGTCCCATAAAAAGTTCTTTCAGGGCCGATATGTACATTTTCTCCACCAAACTTCTTCCATAGCTCAATACTTTTGCATTCTTCACCAATTAGTTATAAATATTGACATATTTACTGAGAAGAGAAACTATTTTGCCTTTGTGCTCTCGTTTCTTCTATTCACAGGTAGTTTTCTGTGTTACAAAATTAATGAGAGTTTAATGAGAGTGGAAAAATGCCTTTCAAAAAACTTTTGATGTGACAAAGAAAACTTTAGCTGTAAGCGGGCGCATACACTTTGACGAAAGCTCGTGAACAGCGGATGCCTACAGTAAGGAGCGCTAAAAACCCAAATTCTTTCAAACACACTATTTTCgctgaacaaaaaaaatataaaaatataactttactAAAAAAGTTGCACTATTCATTAAGCGCTAGAGAGGCGTTAGACTCCAGTCTTTCAACTGGAAATCATTGAAGTTCTTCAGCTTTTTCCGGCagtttataaagaaattatgcACAGAAGTTGACTCGCTGCCATTTTGTAATTTAGTAGTTCcaacttttctaattttatttcatatcttCATTTTGCGCAACGCTAACTATATTCGCCGATAGAGAATTTCATTGGATTCCAACTTTAGCTTCATCTTCATACTCTGAGTTTTTCATTCCCACCCGGGCAGCCCATTCATTTATTCAACGCGACGTTTAGGATCAGCGTCAGCTAGAATTCGAGACTGGACGTTGTATTTGCCTTTGTACTGGATTCCCTGCTTGCTGCAGTCTATCATCAACGCTTTGTGTTTAAATGAGTCGCGGAATGTCGCAGGAATTATGTCAAGCTGGCGGATGTAACCACCCACCCAAAGTAGAGGGGAGAGACTCTTATAACTATTTGCAAGGAAAGTTGTTAGAAAGAATCAAGTGAAGTGAAGTTTAGCGCGTAAGTTTATGACAGGGATGAGCTCATGTGGGATATCGTGACCTGCGGGACGAATCTGGGACTTTCGAAGCAGCGGCGGTGCTAGCAAAAAGTTTGACGGCGCGAATATGAAGCGACCAACTCAAGCGAGgaggcaaaagcaaaagctttGCGTACAAgattttcattataaattaaaaatgtatgagAATGGACTATTAAGAGTCAAGTCAACTTAAGACACAATTAATTTTGTGCACAAAGTAATAGATATGCACTTCGAAAGCTAAATAAGGATATTCACCATAAGGATTTCAGCTGGAAAGAACGGAGGGTAGCAATGACAAGATCGTAGAAGTTTGCTGAAACAGGATTCGATGATATCAGCTGACAGAAAATGATGATCACACAAGATTCGGGTTCATGTAAGCAGAACAGAGTCAGATTTATATGCGCCTTAAGATGGTCAACTCAATTTGTTAAGACGGTTAATGTCAATCCCAGCCACTTTGATAGGTTCTTCAAAGTTGTGTCTACCGAGCTCTTTCAAATTCAGTCTGACAGCAGCCGGGCCATTGAGGAGAAGGTGACAAGACAATTCTATCTCGCCTTCCTCCAAACAGCTTTGATAAAGAATATCTGTGTGTAGCTGAACAGTAGCTAGCCATGTCACTTATAACGTTACCTAACACTGCGACGAGGTTGCCTTTCCTAACGATAGTGCGAAGAACTACTTTCGGTTCACTTTAGGCCAGAAGAATCTCGCAGTCGAAAATACTGGTTATTGGCCAGCTCTTGCCGAGCTCATCAGCGGTCCATAGATCCGGCACTTGAACGTAAGAGGACATCGAAAAACCGCCTGGAGAAGGTTCCGCCATGTACCAAGTATATTTAACTACGACATCAAGGTATTATTAATTCTCTTAATGTagaagtttaaatattttttttatttgtatctcCCTGTATCTTATgcgttttctttctttttttgtgtgtttattgCTCTCTGCGCCTATTCGACATTTTTTCCTTTgtcttcaaataaatatatttacaaaataactgAAATGGCAGAATATAAAACTCTCTGcccgaaaattataaaaataaccgCATTGATTCTAGCATTTCTATTGTTAGTCAAGACATTTCTTTGCTTTCTGTTGTCATTTGCCATACTCGAAGAACCGCCTGAGGATTGGCCCCAAAGGCTAAAAGGTGAGAATTGGTACAGATTTTcgaatattattttgattttcatataTTAATAGAAGTACAAATGTTCTTATGGCCTCTTCTAGATGACTGCCATCCCAAATGGTATAGTTGGTTCTCGCTAATTCTCAACGCTGTCGGTGTTGTGGTATATTCTTATATGTACTTTGGCATACTAAACGTATTGTGCTAGAAATGTAATATTCTAgcgtacaacaataacaaatttgtcataattttctttttagacACACAAATTTAATCTCTTGGTGGGTCTCATTGGAGTGACGGCTTATCTTATAGTTTCCGTACCAGCTCACATCGCCTTGTGGATATTACATACAAGGCCACATACGATGATGACCTTAAATTGCATGGGAACTGGTAAGTTGGTGAGAGGATTGGGAGgcttttagtactaaaattttgaatatttattcgATTTCCAACACTGGCAACACTGCtccttcaaaatttttgtttaatattacaGCGGTGTCCGTCATTTGCAGCCCTTTATCCTACATTCACTATCGAAGAATACTCAACGACGAGCGCATTCAAGAAATGGAGGAAAGCGAATATGCAGAAAGTAAAAAGAAATGATTAATGTGTTGAATAATGGttcaaatatagaaataaatatacagaTTTAAATTGATGGAATATCGAAGTGCACTTAAATACTTTGGAATGTTTTTGAACTCTAAATTGTCTACGGGGCTTGTGGGTCCTGcagtttttcaaattatttcaagTATTTTCGAGTTTTTTGAGTACTAGGAAAAATCATGGACTTGCGATGTCTTTATGAAGAGAGTACCATGTTATATAATGCTATTCTACAGATAGCACTAGTGAACATAGCCGGCAAATGTATTCCTTCGAAAGTTGTTATCAGACTGCGACAAACTGGACACATTAAGAATGCTAGCGAGGCATATTCCGTAAGCCTCTCTCACTTTGACTGCATCCCTGATAACTTGGACCGCTGCGCTACAGATCGTATTCTTAGCGGCATCTTCTTTAAGCACATACCTACGAGAGATATGATGGTGGTACGGAGTTGCTGGAGAAGAGGCGCAGTGAACTTTTTCACAGTTGAATCGAAGTGAATCGAAGGTTAATGGTAGGGGATTCTTTTGTCGCGAGCTCTCAATCAACTCTTGTTTCAGATTGCCAGACCACTATATTGTCTTTCAAGAAAAAGCCCGGATCTTCGGACCCCGCGCGAGCTTAGCAAGCGTCGGTTAGAAAGCAGAACTTGTGGGGTTGCGAAATCCTTCTGTCCCAAAGTGGAAGCAAGAGTTCATTGCAATGCTAGCTTTTAGCAAGGCACACAACACCGCAACGGTAGGAGACTTAACAAAACAATGTCCTACTGGTACCTAAGTAGTGATGCTAAATATTTTAGAGGACACAATTTGTTTAAGTTGCCATGAGAAATTGAGGTGGAAACATATAAGCATTTTCTTCCCACAGTCCAACATTCACAAAACTAATGTTGCCATACTTTCCAAGAACTTGGTGAATAGGCAGAAATTTATATAAGCcacctcaataaatttgtgacaGGCTCTAGGCGTTTTGTCGACAGGCGATGCTGTTTTGAATCTTACGGGGGAGTTCTGGGCATTACAACGAACAGGCGTTTCTTGCTATGCAAGAGGGACTGTGTGTAGCCTCCCGAGATATCAACCTAATTATTGTACTACTCTAGCCTAACCTTCGTAGAGACCCTGGAATAATATTATGGCTAGAAGGTGCTGATTTATGGAGGGACAACTGTGAAGAAATATTACACTTATCGGTCTCGTTTCTTCTAaatggtgatccatttcaagctTCCCtagtttttaaaagaaaaaacacagataattaaaatttaatagtttattatcattcgaaagaacattatttggcatatATCCTTTggaaattatctctttcaaatgttgactgcagctacgtctcagatggtccatccattgagtccaattttcgatgactcgttcgagcatttcgactgataactggcgaacgACACGCGTGATGATTTGTTCCAAGGTCCGAATCGAAGCAAGATTGTCAGCATAGACTTCAGATTTTACATGTctccacagaaaatagtctaacgatgtgatgtCACACCCCAACGggcctaaaacgtgaaattcAATACAGTGATGGCTGCGATGTGTGAAAAGTGCcgccgtcctgttgaaaccaaatgtcgccgattAAAGTTATTTCTGGACTATTTAGTTCACTTACATCAATATTTGGTTATATAGTTTTCGGTAAATTTCGGTAGTATACTGAACATACATGTCAAATCCCTAAgcttattttgacagctgctgTACAAgttatttttcaagaaaatttcatACCCCTGAAGAAGCATACAGTAACATCACATCTTAACATCAATCTGTACTGAATAAATACTCAGTAAATAGTTTTGCTTTTTCAGTCAAGCAAGATGACCAATAATCCCTTTCTTACATTCTCACATGTTCATATGTTGGTTGGTGTCTTGGGCACAAACCGCAACTCCATTAAGTCATGGGATTTTCGTTATTTTGTACGATTTCCAAATTCAGGCATAAGCGGTCGTACGTGACAAGCTTAGCGTAGAAAAATTCTGTGCAGAGGTGTTAGAGTGTTGACAAATGGTATGAGGGAGAGTGGAAAAGTTCGAACAAACCAATAAGCAAACACAGCGGAAAGAGCTAAGCTTGTTGTGCGAAATTTGGAAAGCAAATAGTGGGAGAGTGAAGTGGTTACCTTTACTGATTGGAATTGCTAAAAATTGTGGGTTTAGGTATgcgaaaaaaagacaaaaaactcTATGTAAACTACGGTTTTGGATATTTCTAAAAGGGTTTTCACCGCCAAAATATCTTCAATCttcaatttccgaaaaaatatattgtacaaTTATCAAACGAtaagtatatgaaaaatataggaATATTAAATTGATATATAAGACCCCTAAAAAGACCAgaccattttattaaaatatttataacactccaaaatatacatatatgtacatatgtatatcagcaatatacaaaaattttcgtcCCAACGTGAAACGGATAAGGAGTAAGAAACTTGTTTTCATATGATTGTATGTATTTCATATGAAAGTTCCTGCAAAGTTTAGATATTTCTGacagacacatatgtatgtcaaaaataaCACTTGATTCAATTAGTAAATAATGGTAAGACGTTGATACCTCCATTAAGTTCactaacagtgcgttcaggacCGGTTAAACAATGCCTTGCCTCGTGGTGTTCCCCACTCCTTATGTATTCTAATAATGTATAGTTGTGCTTCGAGGCAGCTTGACCAGCACTGATTTACCATAATATAAATAGTTGAGGGTTTCACCGCGAACTAAGCTCTATTTTGCGCTCCCTTAAGTCACAATGACCCACTTAGCCCAAGCATATGGCTAagttccaatatactgctaggtacTAAAGAGGCGATGTGATCCTTATGTTGGATTCAAGGACCTTTATCCTGCATCTGCAGACTCCTATGCAGTCTATTAGCAGATGCTCTGGAGTTTGAGGTTCCATATCGCAGAACtggcaatttgcacaagaacAAGTAGACTGAGTTTGTCCCTAGGGAGGTTGATTACACATCTGCTGAGGTTGTAACGCTCCATTACCAACTGAGCATGGCGCATACCTTAGAGTCGTTGCCAATACCTCTCTCTGCCTACgccttcttccttgcggagcagctcctttatggtatgaggACCTACCGCGATAAAGGGTTCAGGTGATCTGATCAGCCAGTTCATTTCCGGCTATATCTATATGACTTGGTTACGTCGTGATAGACGGTTCAGCCGTTCACTACACTTCTGGATGATTTGCGTTTTGATCTCGTAGACAAAGATTGCTTTAAATACAATTGTATTGCTTGACTGTCGTATGGTTGTACGTTCGTTGTGATAGTTATGTACATTGCATTTACCTCTAAGCGCCGATTTATGGCAAAAACCCCTGCTTGAAATATAGAAAACTATATATAGCTATGCAAAGTTTGGTGCATGGTCCTGCGACTCCTGCACCAATTTCCTCTGACGTAGCCGTCGGTGCGACTATCCATTTATGCGCCGTGGCAAGACCCATTGGGCTCAAGTTCGATCACAGAAGACCCTGTAGGCTCTCTGGTCACACTAAGACTGGCCTCTACCTAGTTGTGTGGGTTTTAAGAGGCATTTGCCTTATCGGCGGCCATTAATTAAGGTTACCAAAGGCCAGCTGCGGGCAAAGGTGGAAGAAGACAAGGTGGAAAGATCTCAGCAATTCCTTCTTGATTCTTTCATGTTTGCAAGAAAGCTCATACTTTCAGATATTATATCGAGCTGCTGGACATAGaaatcaaatttgtattggccacTAGGTGCTTTGCCGACTTACGAAAGCGAACACAGAAGTTCCATTTTAACGCTTCAGAGAGCACTGCATATACTTAGTAGTCCAATAGCATTCTCCGGATCAGCCATTTAATATAGTCTAACCTTTAGCTCCCTTCTGACATGCCACAAATACCACGAAACACCTAAGATTACTATGACAGTTGTTGGAGTAAAGAAAAGACTTGAATGCATATTTTTTTCCCTTGTATTTTAGAACCACCTTAATATTAAACTTAAGCCAACTTGCAATATAAAATCCAGAAACTATGTCAGAGTCGTTTGGTGCACGCTGGCAGAAAATCAAACTAAGCATTGACACAATTGACTCCCGAACGCCAACAGGATACAACAAGTcgatgcacacatacatacatacacatgtatgc from Bactrocera tryoni isolate S06 chromosome 3, CSIRO_BtryS06_freeze2, whole genome shotgun sequence harbors:
- the LOC120771820 gene encoding uncharacterized protein LOC120771820 isoform X1; protein product: MAEYKTLCPKIIKITALILAFLLLVKTFLCFLLSFAILEEPPEDWPQRLKEVQMFLWPLLDDCHPKWYSWFSLILNAVGVVVYSYMYFGILNTHKFNLLVGLIGVTAYLIVSVPAHIALWILHTRPHTMMTLNCMGTAVSVICSPLSYIHYRRILNDERIQEMEESEYAESKKK
- the LOC120771820 gene encoding uncharacterized protein LOC120771820 isoform X2, which produces MAEYKTLCPKIIKITALILAFLLLVKTFLCFLLSFAILEEPPEDWPQRLKDDCHPKWYSWFSLILNAVGVVVYSYMYFGILNTHKFNLLVGLIGVTAYLIVSVPAHIALWILHTRPHTMMTLNCMGTAVSVICSPLSYIHYRRILNDERIQEMEESEYAESKKK